A portion of the Lolium rigidum isolate FL_2022 chromosome 1, APGP_CSIRO_Lrig_0.1, whole genome shotgun sequence genome contains these proteins:
- the LOC124653052 gene encoding probable L-gulonolactone oxidase 6, whose amino-acid sequence MESGMVLVVLLLGLLLAVARSSSSPEPVACAHGTSNCTVTNAYGSFPDRTICRAANATFPSTEQELVAAVAAAAAAKRKVKAATKHSHSFPKLACPGGSDGTIISTERLNRTVSVDTSSGLMTVESGMLLKDLIQDAAAAGLALPHSPYWTGLTIGGLLATGAHGSSLWGKGSAVHEYVVGMRIVTPAPASQGFAVVRELGIGDPDLDAVKVSLGVLGVVSQVTLKLQPMFKRSVTLEKRDDTDFAVQAAVWGDLHEFGDMTWLPWLRKVIYRSDDRVTTSTPGNSLNDYIGFRANPTLMLTAARAVHDFLEKYDSNIARWLAARVPSTLFELHGNGFTTNGSFKGFPVVGFQNRIQASGTCISSPDNYACPWDPRIPGPFFYSSGFSIAVSKAPAYIVEVQKLRDHNPRAFCDLDAMLGVLLRYVRSSSAYLGNSEDSIIFDFTYYRSFTEGEPRAHANVMDELEQLALNKYGAIPHWGKNRNYAFDGVIAKYPKAQEFLKVKARYDPDGIFSSEWSDQVLGINGSPNVVGRGCAIEGLCVCSDDSHCAPMPGKGKGKDYSCVSGKVFVEARVCSRRPCGSMQEL is encoded by the exons ATGGAAAGTGGAATGGTCCTGGTGGTTCTCCTCCTCGGTCTTCTCCTTGCCGTTGCTAGATCGAGCTCGTCGCCTGAGCCGGTGGCCTGCGCACATGGCACGTCCAACTGCACCGTGACCAATGCGTACGGCTCCTTCCCGGACCGCACCATCTGCCGTGCGGCCAACGCCACCTTCCCAAGCACAGAGCAGGAGCTCGTCGCAGCTGTGGCAGCCGCTGCCGCGGCCAAGCGTAAGGTCAAGGCGGCCACCAAGCACTCCCACAGCTTCCCCAAGCTAGCCTGCCCTGGCGGCAGCGACGGCACGATCATCAGCACGGAGCGCCTCAACCGGACGGTGAGCGTCGACACCTCCAGCGGCTTGATGACGGTGGAGAGCGGCATGCTGCTCAAGGATCTGATCCAGGACGCTGCCGCGGCCGGGCTAGCGCTGCCTCACTCCCCCTACTGGACCGGCCTGACCATCGGTGGACTCCTGGCGACGGGTGCCCACGGTAGCTCATTGTGGGGCAAGGGAAGCGCCGTGCACGAGTACGTGGTAGGAATGAGGATCGTCACGCCGGCGCCGGCTAGCCAGGGTTTCGCCGTTGTGAGGGAGCTCGGCATTGGCGACCCCGACCTCGACGCGGTCAAGGTGTCCCTCGGTGTTCTTGGCGTCGTATCCCAG GTTACACTGAAGTTGCAGCCGATGTTCAAGCGATCGGTGACGCTCGAGAAGCGCGACGACACTGATTTCGCGGTGCAGGCGGCAGTGTGGGGTGATCTGCACGAGTTCGGCGACATGACGTGGCTGCCGTGGCTGCGAAAGGTCATCTACCGCTCGGACGACCGTGTCACTACCTCTACACCGGGCAACAGCCTCAACGACTACATCGGCTTCCGTGCCAACCCAACACTCATGCTCACCGCCGCTAGAGCAGTGCATGACTTCCTAGAGAAGTATGATAGTAACATCGCCCGGTGGCTGGCGGCGAGGGTCCCATCCACGTTGTTTGAGTTGCATGGGAACGGGTTCACCACCAACGGCTCCTTCAAAGGGTTTCCGGTGGTGGGGTTCCAGAACCGCATCCAGGCGTCTGGCACGTGCATTAGTAGCCCAGATAACTACGCTTGTCCATGGGACCCGCGCATCCCGGGCCCCTTCTTCTACAGCTCCGGCTTCAGCATCGCCGTCTCCAAGGCACCTGCGTACATCGTTGAGGTGCAGAAGCTCCGCGACCACAACCCGCGCGCCTTTTGTGACCTGGACGCCATGCTCGGCGTGCTGCTCCGCTACGTGAGGTCATCCTCCGCGTACCTCGGCAACTCTGAGGACTCCATCATCTTCGACTTTACATACTACCGGAGCTTCACGGAGGGTGAGCCGCGGGCGCATGCGAACGTGATGGACGAGCTCGAGCAGCTGGCATTGAACAAGTACGGCGCCATTCCGCACTGGGGCAAGAACCGCAACTATGCCTTCGACGGCGTCATCGCCAAGTACCCCAAGGCCCAAGAATTTCTCAAAGTGAAGGCCAGGTACGATCCAGACGGTATCTTCTCCAGCGAGTGGAGCGACCAGGTGCTCGGCATCAACGGGAGCCCCAACGTCGTTGGAAGGGGTTGCGCCATCGAAGGGCTTTGTGTCTGCTCTGACGACTCGCACTGTGCGCCAATGCCAGGGAAGGGAAAGGGGAAGGACTACTCCTGCGTGTCGGGGAAGGTGTTCGTGGAAGCGAGGGTTTGCTCGCGCAGACCATGCGGGAGCATGCAAGAGCTATGA